Proteins co-encoded in one Centroberyx gerrardi isolate f3 chromosome 18, fCenGer3.hap1.cur.20231027, whole genome shotgun sequence genomic window:
- the LOC139917042 gene encoding G-protein coupled receptor family C group 6 member A-like: MKHFFSFYIFASVFLYQVYGNHDNIMNGMSATAPGDIIIGGLFPIHESVNITIAEDGRETRTCNRFNTARLVQSLMMVQMVEEVNRRHELGNLSLGYHILDSCSDVTTALEQSLAFMRRGSGEGEDSSMDGAELPSPPVLAVIGGYHSEISIAVARQLNLEHIPQISYGSTSGLLSDKNRFPNFMRTVPEDDHQARAIVQILKEQNWTWVGVVTTDGDYGRYALDRLQHHAAENNICLAFTSILPDVLSDYNLKGRIKATVKSIIDNPNVKVIVSFAKPDHMMYLFNSLLQDWRGRGKVWVASDNWSESRRVLRNWTLSDAGTIIGVTLKSANTSKLLQYLSNLDVNPDDHKNNTFLHRFLQEHGEKQQGLGYKQSVGLEVAQKASSTQGELGMRLDRVKRDKPVKPSDSANEMLKKKIYPYAVLSVGLAVRAVAQAVADLCVNRDCKTSQRLQPWELRGALRTAMFHMDGQYYTFDKRGDLNTGYDVILWRQISPTFVDVHDIIAYYSIQNKKLTFTSGQDFVNLTEEVVSRCSNSCAPGFRRQSAVGQPVCCYECVPCPENYFSSDTDSAVCRHCDTDTHYSRMGSASCTRKKTVFLGWENTYCIILLAFTALAAALTLVAGIIFIVYWNTPVVRASVGPISLLLLLSLLGTFVSVVFFGGRPTRWQCQARQILFGLSFTLCVSCILVKSCKIVFAFEFDPSVQRVLKKLYKPYIIIAVCISLQVVICGLWLALQSPRPKWELLKNKEERLFKCDERSFGAFGAMLSYIGLLALIGFVFAFKGRKLPHSYNEAKFITFGMLIYFICWIIFGPVYANVKGLYSPAVEMGVILISAFGILFCHFLPKCYIILFKQEANTESAFQQDIRSYSMGEMLVEGGAHQLSPPLGSGGHQNLALEMETPASNSVPDQRSATGPSLSDFPDSKPRPTEQLNEYILKNSRKQLKKYSSFPA, from the exons ATGAAACATTTTTTCAGTTTCTACATTTTTGCCTCAGTGTTTCTGTACCAGGTCTATGGTAACCATGATAATATTATGAATGGGATGTCTGCCACAGCACCTGGTGACATTATTATTGGGGGACTATTCCCAATACATGAAAGTGTTAACATTACCATTGCAGAAGATGGCAGAGAGACACGGACTTGTAACAG GTTCAACACTGCTCGGCTGGTCCAGTCTCTCATGATGGTGCAGATGGTGGAGGAGGTAAACAGGAGGCATGAGTTGGGGAACCTCAGCCTGGGCTATCACATCCTGGACTCCTGCTCCGATGTGACCACCGCTCTGGAGCAGAGCCTGGCCTTCATGAGGAGAGGCAGCGGGGAAG GTGAGGATAGCAGTATGGATGGTGCAGAGCTCCCCTCCCCACCTGTCTTGGCTGTCATCGGTGGTTACCACTCAGAGATATCCATAGCGGTTGCTAGGCAACTCAACCTGGAGCACATCCCTCAG ATAAGTTACGGTTCAACCTCTGGTCTCCTGAGTGATAAGAACCGCTTTCCAAACTTTATGCGGACAGTACCAGAGGACGATCACCAGGCGCGTGCCATCGTCCAGATTCTGAAAGAGCAGAATTGGACCTGGGTTGGTGTGGTGACAACTGATGGCGACTATGGCCGCTATGCGCTTGACCGCCTCCAGCATCATGCCGCAGAGAACAACATCTGCCTGGCCTTCACCTCTATCCTACCAGATGTTCTGAGTGACTATAACCTCAAGGGCCGCATTAAGGCGACAGTCAAAAGCATTATTGACAACCCTAACGTCAAGGTCATCGTGTCCTTCGCCAAGCCCGACCATATGATGTATCTTTTTAACAGTCTTCTCCAAGATTGGCGAGGCAGGGGGAAAGTTTGGGTGGCCAGTGACAATTGGTCAGAGTCAAGGCGCGTGTTAAGGAACTGGACTCTGAGTGATGCAGGAACCATCATTGGGGTCACTCTTAAGTCTGCAAACACATCCAAGCTTCTGCAGTACCTCAGTAATCTTGACGTAAACCCTGACGACCACAAGAACAACACTTTCTTGCATAGGTTTCTACAGGAACATGGGGAAAAACAGCAAGGATTGGGGTATAAACAAAGTGTAGGCCTTGAGGTTGCACAGAAGGCCAGTTCAACACAGGGAGAATTGGGTATGAGACTCGATCGAGTGAAGAGAGACAAGCCCGTAAAGCCCAGTGACTCAGCCAATGAGATGCTGAAGAAGAAGATATACCCGTATGCTGTGTTGAGTGTGGGGTTGGCAGTTAGAGCTGTTGCACAGGCTGTGGCAGATCTCTGTGTTAACAGGGACTGTAAGACAAGCCAGAGACTGCAGCCCTGGGag TTGAGGGGAGCCCTACGGACAGCCATGTTCCACATGGATGGGCAATACTACACATTCGACAAAAGAGGTGACCTcaacacaggatatgatgtcatCCTTTGGCGGCAGATTTCACCAACGTTTGTGGACGTGCATGACATCATAGCTTATTACAGCATACAAAACAAGAAATTGACTTTTACCTCAGGACAGGATTTCGTCAATCTCACA GAAGAGGTGGTTTCCAGGTGCTCAAACAGCTGTGCTCCAGGCTTCAGGAGGCAGTCAGCTGTGGGACAGCCTGTCTGCTGCTATGAATGTGTCCCCTGCCCTGAGAACTACTTTTCCAGTGACACTG ATTCTGCGGTGTGTCGTCACTGTGACACTGACACCCATTACTCCAGGATGGGAAGCGCCAGCTGCACCCGCAAGAAAACTGTCTTCCTCGGTTGGGAAAATACCTATTGTATTATACTGCTGGCCTTTACTGCCCTGGCGGCAGCGCTCACCCTCGTTGCTGGGATCATCTTCATAGTTTACTGGAACACCCCTGTTGTGCGGGCGTCTGTGGGCCccatctccctccttctcctcctttctctcttggGCACCTTTGTGAGTGTGGTCTTTTTTGGCGGTAGGCCCACTAGGTGGCAGTGCCAAGCGCGGCAGATACTGTTTGGCCTCAGCTTCACCCTGTGTGTCTCATGCATCCTGGTCAAGTCCTGTAAGATCGTCTTTGCCTTTGAGTTTGACCCCAGTGTACAGAGGGTCCTGAAGAAGCTCTACAAGCCCTACATCATCATTGCAGTGTGCATATCGCTTCAAGTAGTCATCTGTGGCCTGTGGCTAGCACTCCAGTCCCCAAGGCCCAAGTGGGAGctactgaaaaacaaagaggagCGCCTGTTCAAGTGCGATGAGAGGTCATTTGGTGCATTTGGAGCCATGCTAAGCTACATTGGCCTGTTGGCTCTCATTGGCTTTGTTTTTGCCTTCAAAGGCAGGAAGCTGCCTCATAGTTACAACGAAGCAAAGTTCATCACCTTCGGCATGTTGATCTACTTCATCTGCTGGATCATCTTTGGCCCAGTGTATGCCAATGTCAAAGGCCTGTACAGTCCAGCGGTGGAGATGGGGGTTATCCTCATCTCAGCCTTCGGCATTCTGTTTTGTCACTTCCTGCCAAAgtgttacatcattctgttcaAGCAGGAAGCAAACACAGAGAGCGCCTTCCAGCAGGATATTAGGAGCTATTCCATGGGTGAGATGCTAGTTGAGGGCGGAGCGCACCAGCTCTCGCCTCCGTTGGGCTCTGGAGGGCACCAAAACTTAGCTTTAGAGATGGAAACACCAGCATCAAATTCAGTGCCGGACCAGAGGTCGGCCACGGGGCCGTCGCTCTCTGATTTTCCAGACTCTAAGCCAAGGCCCACTGAGCAGctgaatgaatacattttgaagaaTAGTCGTAAGCAGTTAAAGAAATATTCAAGCTTCCCGGCATGA